From one Pecten maximus chromosome 8, xPecMax1.1, whole genome shotgun sequence genomic stretch:
- the LOC117332692 gene encoding calmodulin-like, which produces MATSNDPDVATDEDASEPLPLSEMSSMPKPRKRFSLKPEDGEKPSRTLTQEELAEIRRSFSIIDENGDGKITLEELQGAAYILGIYPTEEEAQEMLEEADLDGDGSIDFEEYKNLMMFNYISIDMEKESMITAFQTLDKNGDGFISIEELQKALMFKDPSTLYPGSDDDAWRTILLDADENGDGRIDYVEFVTSKLCSKIF; this is translated from the exons ATGGCGACTTCAAATGACCCGGATGTAGCCACGGATGAAGACGCTTCGGAACCATTACCACTAAGCGAGATGTCATCCATGCCGAAACCTAGAAAAAGGTTTAGTCTGAAACCAGAGGATGGCGAGAAACCGTCTAGGACTTTGACGCAGGAGGAATTAGCAG AGATCCGAAGATCGTTCTCAATCATAGACGAAAACGGTGACGGGAAGATAACTCTGGAGGAACTCCAGGGCGCCGCCTACATTCTAGGGATTTACCCGACTGAGGAGGAGGCTCAGGAAATGTTGGAAGAGGCCGACCTTGACG GTGATGGCAGTATTGACTTCGAAGAGTACAAGAATTTGATGATGTTCAACTACATTTCAATCGATATGGAGAAGGAAAGTATGATCACAGCCTTCCAGACGCTTGACAAGAACGGAGACGGCTTCATATCAATTGAAGAGCTCCAAAAGGCGTTAATGTTTAAAGACCCGTCGACACTTTATCCCGGAAGTGACGACGACGCTTGGAGAACTATTCTATTAGACGCCGACGAAAACGGCGACGGGAGGATAGACTATGTCG